The Pyrus communis chromosome 2, drPyrComm1.1, whole genome shotgun sequence genome includes a window with the following:
- the LOC137724589 gene encoding uncharacterized protein: protein MFSKGGFLPFRGSLVDWLALIKTHRSNAETYHGEALCKQKFHELLKELSLPKGFIRADIEEMGHHQPSGFVWLKQKKTTHKFKSIGKTVSYDDELTMLVEKGRITKLTGVASKEVFVWISVCEIYFDDLSSDKLTFEVPASLTATFPALAFKDKDEKDDGVQSPSVQQQLKAARLRKKQYIGKLTSFHEMDAISIASRCTIPFNS, encoded by the exons ATGTTTTCGAAGGGGGGTTTTCTCCCATTTCGGGGTTCTCTTGTGGACTGGCTGGCATTAATCAAAACTCATCGGAGCAATGCAGAGACTTACCACGGTGAAGCTCTCTGCAAGCAGAAGTTCCATGAGCTTCTGAAGGAACTGTCTCTTCCCAAAGGCTTCATCAGGGCAGACATCGAGGAGATGGGCCACCACCAGCCATCAGGCTTCGTGTGGCTGAAACAGAAGAAGACAACGCACAAGTTTAAGAGCATTGGCAAGACCGTCTCTTACGATGATGAGCTGACAATGCTGGTTGAGAAAGGTAGGATCACGAAGCTCACTGGTGTTGCCAGTAAGGAAGTATTCGTCTGGATTTCCGTATGTGAAATCTACTTCGATGATCTCTCTTCAGACAAGCTTACCTTTGAAGTTCCCGCTAGCCTGACCGCAACATTCCCGGCTTTGGCATTTAAAGACAAAGATGAAAAGGATGACG GCGTGCAGAGTCCTTCAGTCCAGCAACAATTAAAAGCAGCTAGACTCAGAAAGAAGCAATATATTGGAAAGTTGACATCCTTTCATGAAATGGACGCTATTAGCATTGCAAGCAGGTGCACTATCCCATTCAACTCTTGA
- the LOC137724591 gene encoding uncharacterized protein, giving the protein MSAQQIAGHREGAEIYHGEALCRQKFHELLDKMCLPRGLLPLDDVVEFGYNSTSGFVWLKQKKRKEHRFRAISKTVSYDTEVMGFLEEHRMRRLSGVKSKELLVWVSISDIYVDPNSDLNKITFANGSGISRSFPVTAFGLEGEEKNGDGDGRK; this is encoded by the coding sequence ATGTCAGCCCAACAAATCGCCGGCCACAGAGAGGGCGCCGAGATCTACCACGGCGAAGCCCTATGCAGGCAGAAGTTCCACGAGCTGCTCGACAAAATGTGCCTGCCACGTGGCCTCCTCCCCTTGGACGACGTCGTCGAGTTCGGCTACAACTCCACCTCCGGCTTCGTCTGGCTCaagcagaagaagagaaaagagcACCGCTTCCGCGCCATTTCCAAAACGGTGTCGTACGACACGGAGGTGATGGGGTTCCTGGAGGAGCACCGGATGCGGCGGCTCTCCGGGGTCAAAAGCAAAGAGCTTCTGGTTTGGGTCTCAATTTCGGACATCTACGTGGACCCTAATTCGGATCTGAATAAGATCACGTTCGCTAACGGCTCCGGAATCTCCAGGTCGTTCCCCGTCACGGCGTTTGGGCTTGAAGGAGAAGAGAAAAACGGTGACGGTGATGGGAGAAAATAA
- the LOC137726744 gene encoding alkaline ceramidase TOD1-like has protein sequence MGKASSTPLLFQSKLVCFSLLYLFTSLFLALYTSLSQTKCLFRSSPFDPIQAPLFSYPSTYGEHKYAIPTHRTSCSSPVYFSEYWMVLKEIQNLCKNSSWSPSVLRYLQGKAETFAGNLSTQARIPYFVHYNESTEIPCGFLKKFPISDSDRTAMENCKGVVVVSAIFNDHDKIRQPRGLGSETLDNVCFFLFIDDVTLKGLDYHRLIPRKSQNFKIGAWRVVKVLSKKLYENPAMNGVIPKYLVHRLFPNSKFSIWIDAKLQLVVDPLLLIHSLVVSDNADMAISKHPYYVHTMEEAMATARWQKWSDVDGLKRQMETYCENGLLPWTPSKLPYPSDVPDSALILRKHGLRSNLFSCLLFNELEAFNPRDQLAFAYVRDLMSPRLKINMFEVEVFEQIVVEYRHNIKREGGDSGSQMGSKAPKTQKTKRASPDLLYVNGSCCSKCQKYLLEMWGEES, from the exons ATGGGGAAGGCAAGTTCCACTCCTCTCCTCTTTCAATCAAAGTTGGTGTGTTTCTCTCTGCTCTACCTCTTCACCTCTCTTTTTCTAGCTCTCTACACCTCTCTCTCCCAAACCAAATGCCTCTTCAGATCTTCCCCCTTCGACCCGATTCAGGCCCCTCTCTTCTCCTACCCTTCTACCTACGGCGAGCACAAGTATGCAATCCCAACCCACCGCACCTCTTGCTCTTCTCCCGTCTATTTTTCAG AATATTGGATGGTCTTGAAGGAGATCCAGAATTTGTGTAAGAATTCTTCGTGGTCACCGTCGGTTTTGAGGTATTTGCAGGGAAAGGCTGAGACATTTGCAGGAAATTTAAGTACCCAAGCGAGGATTCCCTATTTTGTTCATTACAATGAGAGCACTGAAATCCCTTGTGGattcttgaagaaatttccgATTAGTGATTCTG ATAGAACGGCTATGGAAAACTGTAAAGGAGTTGTAGTGGTCTCGGCGATCTTCAATGACCATGATAAAATCCGACAACCCCGAGGCCTTGGATCGGAGACCCTAGACAATGTATGCTTTTTTCTGTTCATAGATGATGTAACCCTAAAAGGACTTGACTATCATAGATTGATTCCGAGAAAATCCCAAAATTTTAAGATTGGCGCGTGGAGGGTTGTGAAAGTTTTGAGCAAGAAATTGTATGAGAATCCTGCAATGAACGGTGTGATTCCAAAATATTTAGTCCATAGGCTTTTCCCAAACTCGAAATTCAGCATTTGGATCGATGCGAAGCTGCAGCTAGTGGTCGATCCGttgctgttgattcattcacttGTGGTGTCTGACAACGCAGACATGGCGATTTCGAAGCATCCTTACTATGTACATACTATGGAGGAGGCAATGGCGACGGCGAGGTGGCAGAAATGGAGTGATGTTGATGGATTGAAGAGGCAGATGGAGACTTATTGTGAGAATGGATTGCTTCCTTGGACCCCCAGCAAGCTGCCTTATCCCTCAG ACGTACCAGACAGTGCTCTAATCCTGAGGAAACATGGATTGAGGAGCAACCTATTCTCCTGCCTGTTGTTCAATGAGTTGGAAGCATTTAACCCTAGAGACCAATTGGCTTTTGCATACGTGAGAGACCTCATGAGCCCAAGGCTGAAGATCAACATGTTTGAGGTCGAAGTGTTTGAGCAAATTGTTGTGGAATACAGGCACAACATCAAGCGTGAAGGTGGGGACAGCGGAAGCCAAATGGGGTCCAAAGCCCCCAAAACCCAAAAGACCAAAAGGGCAAGCCCTGATTTGTTGTATGTTAATGGCAGCTGCTGCAGCAAGTGCCAGAAGTATCTTTTGGAGATGTGGGGTGAGGAGAGTTGA
- the LOC137724352 gene encoding uncharacterized protein has product MVNSSKLSRARTMYGAMAMATAVFAGIYVARTYIFGARKEEAQGPRLTRSMSIAFLHGGQLALQRLLEYHEARADKSAVEIAECELRTHLVEQRPDYKKLQSIVAKLEMSGKEAKAIEILKKAIAKAHNEGKNHEAYENEMLLVEMLIYKGDFEEALGRECLQHVEISDARRPLYKAIIYIMLKRNKDEIIECWKEFNALKELQSLPSDNESLEESQIHKLSTNYEEFEKVVNMLRNDIEGQARKNKK; this is encoded by the exons ATGGTGAACTCTTCCAAACTTTCCAGAGCGAGAACTATGTATGGAGCAATGGCAATGGCAACTGCGGTCTTTGCCGGCATTTATGTTGCGCGGACTTACATATTTGGTGCTAGGAAAGAAGAGGCTCAAGGTCCTAGACTTACGAGGTCCATGTCCATCGCATTCCTCCATGGAGGGCAGCTGGCCTTGCAGAGATTGCTTGAATATCATGAAGCTCGAGCGGATAAATCAGCAGTGGAGATAGCTGAATGTGAGTTGAGGACTCACCTTGTGGAGCAACGCCCTGATTACAAGAAGCTGCAG TCGATTGTTGCGAAGCTTGAAATGAGTGGAAAAGAAGCCAAGGCAATTGAAATATTGAAGAAAGCAATAGCAAAGGCGCATAACGAAGGAAAAAACCATGAAGCatatgaaaatgagatgctACTGGTGGAAATGCTTATATACAAG GGTGATTTTGAGGAGGCGCTAGGCCGTGAATGCTTGCAGCATGTAGAGATTTCAGATGCAAGGCGTCCGCTGTACAAG GCTATTATTTACATCATGTTAAAGCGCAACAAGGATGAAATTATAGAATGCTGGAAAGAGTTTAACGCTCTAAAAGAACTCCAAAGTTTGCCTAGTGACAATGAAAGCTTGGAAGAAAGCCAAATTCATAAACTCAGTACAAATTATGAGGAGTTCGAGAAGGTCGTCAACATGCTCAGAAATGACATAGAGGGGCAAGcaaggaagaacaagaaataa
- the LOC137723104 gene encoding gibberellin 2-beta-dioxygenase-like: protein MVVLSQPAALDHFSDLIKTCKPTGLFAGIPVVDLSRPDAKHRIVRACEEYGIFKVINHEVPLDFMTTMEAQALKFFSLPQSEKDKAGPADPFGYGSKRIGPNGDMGWIEYILLNTNPDITSHKSLSILKENPEIFRVAVEDYITAVKNMTFAVLEMVADGLGIEQRNVLSKLLTDEKSDSCFRLNYYPPCPEVRALSGRNLIGFGEHTDPQIVSVLKSNNTSGLQICLKDGTWVTVAPDQTAFFINVGDCLQVMTNGRFKSVKHRVLADTISSRISMIYFGGPPLSEKIAPLPSLMAEEEESLYMEFTWSEYKKSAYRSRLADYRLGLFEKSAPVMLSNSQR from the exons ATGGTGGTTCTGTCACAACCAGCTGCATTAGACCATTTTTCTGACCTAATCAAAACATGCAAGCCCACCGGCCTGTTCGCCGGCATCCCAGTCGTCGACCTTTCGAGGCCTGACGCAAAGCACCGCATAGTCAGGGCCTGTGAGGAGTACGGCATATTCAAGGTGATCAACCATGAAGTCCCATTGGACTTCATGACCACTATGGAAGCCCAAGCTCTCAAATTTTTCAGCCTGCCTCAGTCGGAGAAGGACAAGGCTGGCCCCGCGGACCCTTTCGGCTACGGCAGCAAGAGAATCGGTCCAAACGGCGACATGGGTTGGATTGAATATATCCTCCTCAACACCAATCCTGATATCACATCTCACAAGTCCCTCTCCATTCTAAAGGAAAACCCTGAAATTTTCCG tgTTGCAGTTGAAGATTATATTACGGCAGTGAAGAACATGACTTTTGCAGTGCTCGAAATGGTGGCTGATGGGCTGGGGATTGAGCAAAGGAATGTGCTGAGCAAGCTCTTGACAGATGAGAAGAGTGACTCATGTTTCAGGCTAAACTACTATCCGCCATGTCCAGAGGTTCGGGCATTGAGTGGACGAAATTTGATAGGGTTTGGGGAGCACACAGACCCACAGATCGTTTCTGTCCTGAAATCCAACAACACATCAGGCCTGCAGATCTGTCTCAAGGATGGGACTTGGGTCACAGTAGCACCTGATCAGACGGCCTTTTTCATCAATGTTGGTGATTGCTTGCAG GTGATGACTAATGGGCGGTTTAAGAGTGTGAAACATAGGGTTTTGGCTGACACAATTAGTTCAAGGATTTCAATGATCTACTTTGGAGGGCCACCTTTGAGTGAGAAGATAGCACCTCTGCCGTCACTAAtggcagaagaagaagagagctTGTACATGGAGTTCACGTGGAGTGAATACAAAAAGTCTGCGTACAGGTCAAGGCTGGCTGATTACAGGCTAGGACTCTTTGAGAAGTCTGCTCCTGTGATGCTGTCCAATTCCCAACGTTAG